The following proteins come from a genomic window of Candidatus Bipolaricaulis sibiricus:
- a CDS encoding Transcriptional regulator, AcrR family, whose translation MGTRGQRASTRLPRTTRGQRTLERILSNAEDVFRERGYDGASVSAICRRAGIAQGTFYLYFANKEELYVRLVEGLQHKLIVRLRGARATGHRPTERLLHAYATLLDFISENAGTFQVFREAEFVSPEIPMRFYGAICDELVAVIREGIRTGDFRDADPEVVAYGVLGVVFFLALRYVMWGGGAVPDAARRVGADLIRRGIAGPGPVVDDGQGPPTVHAATGVPEAESGEGAEATRRAILRAAERAFGQAGFHRTTISTITYLADVGQGTFYLHFPSKVAVFSELVREISRQFRRRQTLAARACRDRRMAEVAGLRSFLRWVRDHPGAYRIVREAEFVDEGVGKWYYTRLAEGYVRGLAGGMDRGEIRRCDPEALSYALLGIAHFSGQRWALWEEPGRPAEEVLPSLTEFILHGVERAA comes from the coding sequence ATGGGGACACGGGGTCAGAGAGCATCGACTCGACTGCCGCGGACTACCCGCGGCCAGAGAACACTGGAGCGCATTCTGAGCAACGCCGAGGACGTGTTCCGCGAGCGAGGGTACGATGGGGCCTCTGTGTCGGCGATCTGTCGACGGGCGGGGATCGCCCAGGGCACGTTCTACCTCTACTTCGCGAACAAGGAAGAGCTGTATGTGCGGCTGGTGGAGGGCCTTCAGCACAAGCTCATCGTCCGGCTGAGGGGCGCCAGGGCAACGGGGCATCGTCCCACCGAGAGGCTCCTCCACGCGTACGCGACTCTTCTCGACTTCATCTCGGAGAACGCCGGGACGTTTCAGGTGTTCCGCGAAGCCGAGTTCGTGAGCCCGGAAATCCCGATGCGGTTCTACGGGGCGATCTGCGACGAGCTCGTCGCAGTCATCCGTGAAGGGATCCGAACTGGCGACTTCCGCGATGCCGACCCCGAGGTTGTGGCGTACGGCGTTCTGGGAGTGGTCTTCTTTCTGGCGCTGCGGTACGTGATGTGGGGGGGAGGGGCTGTCCCCGATGCCGCGCGCCGCGTTGGCGCCGACCTGATTCGAAGGGGAATCGCTGGCCCGGGGCCGGTCGTCGACGACGGGCAGGGCCCTCCCACAGTCCATGCGGCGACGGGCGTTCCGGAGGCGGAGAGTGGTGAGGGCGCGGAGGCGACGCGGCGGGCGATTCTGCGGGCTGCGGAGCGGGCGTTCGGCCAAGCAGGGTTCCACCGGACCACGATCTCGACGATCACCTACCTCGCTGACGTCGGGCAGGGCACGTTCTACCTGCACTTTCCCAGCAAGGTCGCGGTGTTCAGTGAGCTTGTGCGGGAGATCAGCCGGCAGTTCCGGCGGCGACAGACGTTGGCGGCGAGGGCGTGCCGCGACCGGCGGATGGCGGAGGTCGCGGGGTTGCGGTCGTTCCTGCGATGGGTGCGAGATCACCCTGGGGCGTACCGGATCGTTCGCGAAGCGGAGTTCGTGGACGAGGGGGTTGGAAAGTGGTACTACACGCGGTTAGCCGAGGGATACGTGCGCGGGCTGGCTGGGGGCATGGATCGCGGGGAGATCCGCCGGTGTGACCCAGAGGCCCTCAGCTATGCCCTCCTCGGGATCGCCCACTTCAGTGGCCAGCGGTGGGCGCTGTGGGAGGAGCCGGGCCGGCCGGCTGAAGAGGTGCTGCCCTCGCTGACCGAGTTCATCCTGCACGGCGTCGAACGGGCCGCCTGA
- a CDS encoding High-affinity branched-chain amino acid transport system permease protein LivH: protein MLAQLIVSGLAAGSLYGIMALGLILIYKTTHILNFGQGDMAMFSTFIALLLFRNYGLPLPAALGAALVVGALLGIVIDRGLLRWARNAPVTSLFIATLGVGMILQAIALWMGLIDSRPFPYALRGPPVFIGDVVLRQHDLVVFGVALTVSLVLFAVFKFTKVGIAMRATSQNRRAAQLMGINVGRIGTWSWALGLGTGAIAGCLVAPIVFLDLSSMIFVMIKAIAAAVLGGFTSLPGAVVGGLLLGVIENLFSGYMPPAIAPLKTTFVFTLIILVLVFRPHGLLGERSAGGHG, encoded by the coding sequence GTGTTGGCACAGCTGATCGTCAGCGGGCTGGCGGCGGGGAGTCTCTATGGGATCATGGCCCTCGGCCTGATCCTCATCTACAAGACAACCCACATCCTCAACTTTGGCCAGGGAGACATGGCGATGTTCAGCACGTTCATCGCCCTCTTGTTGTTCCGCAACTACGGGCTGCCCCTTCCGGCGGCACTGGGCGCGGCCCTTGTCGTCGGGGCCCTCCTCGGGATCGTGATCGACCGCGGGCTCCTGCGGTGGGCGAGGAACGCCCCGGTGACGAGCCTGTTCATCGCCACCCTCGGGGTGGGGATGATCCTTCAGGCGATTGCCCTGTGGATGGGCCTCATCGACTCGCGGCCGTTCCCCTACGCCCTGCGCGGTCCCCCGGTGTTCATCGGGGACGTGGTCCTGCGGCAGCACGATCTCGTCGTGTTCGGGGTCGCGCTCACGGTGTCCCTGGTCCTGTTCGCTGTGTTCAAGTTCACCAAGGTTGGTATCGCGATGCGGGCTACGTCCCAGAACAGGCGTGCCGCGCAGCTCATGGGGATCAATGTTGGTCGGATCGGGACGTGGAGCTGGGCGCTCGGGCTCGGAACGGGCGCGATTGCAGGGTGCCTCGTTGCCCCGATCGTGTTCCTCGACCTGTCGTCGATGATCTTCGTGATGATCAAGGCGATCGCGGCAGCGGTGCTCGGCGGGTTCACGAGCCTTCCCGGGGCGGTGGTAGGGGGCCTCCTGCTCGGGGTGATCGAGAACCTGTTCAGCGGGTACATGCCGCCGGCGATCGCCCCCCTCAAGACGACGTTCGTGTTCACCCTCATCATCCTCGTGCTCGTGTTCCGGCCCCACGGCCTTCTGGGCGAGCGGTCGGCAGGGGGGCATGGATGA
- a CDS encoding Branched-chain amino acid transport system permease protein LivM has protein sequence MKRLIFWAVIVAVLAMAPFVLRSYNLYLLNLAAVKVIAAVGLALLTGFTGQLSIGHAGFLAIGAYGTALLAQYFGIPFWIGIPLAGLLSGLAGFILLVPALRLTAIYLAIATLAFGTAVAEALPRWSSVTGGYQGMRVPRANLFGLDVQNDVAMFYLALAMVVVLILVARNLVRSRVGRAFIAIRDKSAAAQACGVSLARYKALAFFVSALYAGLAGGLYAHVVGYISPAEFGLAKSIDLFIMIALGGMASLPGPVLGALFLTYLPHWLSGFRGLQSIIYGASLIGIVIFMPFGIWGFVRKWTAPDKVRAMPRPLRAVVEFVQGGASHG, from the coding sequence ATGAAACGACTCATCTTCTGGGCGGTGATCGTCGCTGTTCTCGCGATGGCTCCGTTCGTCCTGCGAAGCTACAACCTCTACCTCCTCAACCTGGCGGCGGTGAAGGTCATCGCCGCGGTGGGTCTGGCCCTCCTCACCGGGTTCACCGGACAGCTCTCGATCGGGCACGCGGGGTTCCTCGCGATCGGAGCGTACGGCACCGCCCTCCTGGCGCAGTACTTCGGGATTCCCTTCTGGATCGGCATTCCCCTTGCGGGCCTCCTCAGCGGGCTGGCCGGATTCATCCTCCTTGTCCCCGCGCTCCGGCTGACCGCGATCTACCTCGCGATCGCCACCCTCGCGTTCGGGACAGCCGTTGCAGAGGCGCTGCCCCGTTGGTCATCGGTCACCGGCGGGTATCAGGGGATGCGGGTCCCGCGCGCGAACCTGTTCGGGCTCGATGTACAGAACGACGTGGCGATGTTCTACCTCGCGCTGGCGATGGTCGTGGTGCTCATCCTGGTGGCGCGGAACCTCGTCCGGTCGCGGGTCGGTCGGGCGTTCATCGCCATCCGCGACAAGAGCGCGGCGGCCCAGGCGTGCGGGGTGAGCCTTGCCCGGTACAAGGCGTTGGCGTTCTTCGTGAGTGCGTTGTACGCTGGCCTGGCCGGTGGGCTCTACGCCCACGTCGTGGGGTACATCAGCCCCGCGGAATTCGGTCTGGCGAAGTCGATCGACCTGTTCATCATGATCGCCCTGGGCGGCATGGCGTCTCTTCCCGGACCCGTCCTCGGGGCCCTGTTCCTCACCTACCTCCCACACTGGCTGAGCGGGTTCCGGGGACTGCAGTCGATCATCTACGGAGCCTCGCTCATCGGAATCGTGATCTTCATGCCGTTCGGGATCTGGGGGTTCGTCCGTAAGTGGACTGCGCCGGACAAGGTCCGGGCGATGCCGAGGCCCCTGCGCGCGGTGGTCGAGTTCGTCCAAGGGGGGGCGAGCCATGGCTGA
- a CDS encoding Branched-chain amino acid transport ATP-binding protein LivG has product MAERLLAVQGLTKRFGGLTAVDDVSFEVERGEIVGLIGPNGAGKTTVFNLISRFFDPTKGTIEFEGRNLLRAAPHEIVGLGIARTFQNLGLFPYLSVRDNLLAGRHTQFRGSILGLAVGMGRQEERAAVTEVMAMLDAFGMGAIAPMPASMLPYGSQKAVELVRALMAKPRLVLLDEPVAGMNATETQAMGQFIRRVRDERGVTVLLVEHDMSLVMEICDRIVVLDFGRKIADGTPHEIQTNPRVVEAYLGEEVDRAQV; this is encoded by the coding sequence ATGGCTGAGCGTCTGCTGGCGGTACAGGGGCTGACGAAGCGGTTCGGCGGGCTGACCGCGGTGGATGACGTCAGCTTCGAGGTGGAGCGGGGCGAGATTGTGGGACTGATTGGCCCCAACGGCGCCGGGAAGACCACCGTGTTCAACCTCATCTCGCGGTTCTTCGATCCCACCAAGGGCACGATCGAGTTCGAAGGGAGAAACCTCCTTCGGGCAGCCCCGCACGAGATCGTGGGGCTTGGCATCGCTCGCACGTTCCAGAACTTGGGGCTGTTCCCGTACCTCTCGGTGCGCGACAACCTCCTGGCGGGGCGCCACACCCAGTTCCGGGGCTCCATTCTCGGACTTGCGGTTGGGATGGGCCGACAGGAGGAACGAGCGGCGGTGACCGAGGTGATGGCCATGCTCGATGCCTTCGGCATGGGGGCCATCGCTCCCATGCCCGCGTCGATGCTCCCCTACGGAAGCCAGAAGGCGGTCGAGCTCGTGCGGGCCCTCATGGCGAAGCCCCGTCTGGTGCTCCTCGACGAACCGGTGGCGGGGATGAATGCCACGGAGACTCAGGCGATGGGCCAGTTCATCCGCCGCGTTCGGGACGAGCGCGGGGTGACCGTGCTCCTCGTCGAGCACGACATGTCGCTCGTGATGGAGATCTGCGATCGGATCGTGGTCTTGGACTTCGGCCGCAAGATCGCGGACGGGACGCCCCACGAGATCCAGACGAACCCCCGGGTCGTCGAGGCGTACCTCGGCGAGGAGGTGGACCGTGCTCAGGTATGA
- a CDS encoding Branched-chain amino acid transport ATP-binding protein LivF — protein sequence MLRYEGINAFYGPIHALKDVTFEVPRGSLVAVLGANGAGKTTLMNTTSGLIRPRSGQILLDGTRIDRLPPERIVRLGVTQVPEGRQLFPDLTVAENLRMGAYARRDGGAIRKEQEEVLNRFPALKGRTRQLAGTLSGGEQQMLAIGRALMARPRVLLLDEPSLGLSPLLVRQLFESLAALGREGMTMVVAEQNAYLSLAIAALGIVLETGRVALAGSSDELRQTDRVRQLYLGSRAGAAVPPQDTGGGRSN from the coding sequence GTGCTCAGGTATGAGGGGATCAACGCCTTCTACGGGCCGATCCACGCCCTGAAGGACGTCACGTTCGAGGTGCCCCGAGGATCGCTCGTGGCCGTGCTGGGAGCGAACGGCGCGGGAAAGACGACGCTCATGAACACCACCTCGGGCCTCATCCGCCCGCGGTCGGGGCAGATCTTGCTCGACGGGACGCGGATCGACCGCCTGCCCCCAGAGCGCATCGTGCGACTGGGAGTGACCCAGGTTCCCGAAGGGCGGCAGCTGTTCCCCGACCTCACGGTGGCCGAGAACCTCCGGATGGGGGCCTACGCGCGGCGGGATGGCGGGGCGATTCGCAAGGAACAAGAAGAGGTGCTGAACCGCTTCCCGGCTCTCAAGGGCCGGACGCGGCAGCTGGCGGGCACGTTGAGCGGGGGGGAGCAGCAGATGCTCGCCATCGGTCGGGCGCTGATGGCGCGGCCGCGGGTGCTCCTCCTCGACGAGCCTTCCCTCGGGCTGTCCCCGCTCCTCGTCCGCCAGCTGTTCGAGAGCCTCGCCGCCTTGGGGCGAGAGGGGATGACGATGGTGGTGGCCGAGCAGAACGCCTACCTCTCCCTGGCAATAGCGGCGCTGGGCATCGTTCTGGAGACGGGCAGGGTGGCCCTGGCGGGATCGAGTGACGAGCTTCGCCAGACCGACAGGGTTCGGCAGCTGTACTTGGGGTCGAGGGCCGGGGCGGCAGTGCCGCCTCAGGACACAGGAGGTGGTCGAAGCAACTAG
- a CDS encoding 3-oxoacyl-[acyl-carrier protein] reductase, whose protein sequence is MRLEGKVALITGGAAGIGLATARRFVEEGATVSICDVAGDAGERAARDLGPRAEFRRVDVTDKAAVNAWVADVHRRRGRVDVLVNNAGIIRDHQLVRVKDGVVVGQMSEADFDLVLAVNLKGTFLCTQAVVPIMIAQRSGVVLNATSIAGLDGNFGQTNYVATKAGLVGMTKVWARELGKYGIRVNAVAPGFTATEILRTMPEKVLEGMRSRTPLGRLGEPVDIANAYLFLASDEAAYVSGAVLRVDGGMVLGT, encoded by the coding sequence ATGCGACTAGAGGGGAAGGTGGCGCTGATCACCGGCGGCGCGGCGGGGATCGGCCTTGCCACCGCGAGGCGGTTCGTGGAGGAGGGGGCGACGGTCTCAATCTGCGACGTGGCCGGGGACGCAGGGGAGCGTGCGGCGCGGGACCTTGGGCCGCGAGCTGAGTTCCGGCGGGTCGACGTCACGGACAAGGCCGCGGTCAATGCGTGGGTGGCCGACGTACATCGCCGCCGGGGGCGGGTCGATGTTCTCGTGAACAACGCCGGGATCATCCGCGACCACCAGCTCGTCCGGGTCAAGGACGGGGTCGTGGTGGGCCAGATGTCGGAGGCCGACTTCGACCTCGTCCTGGCAGTGAACCTCAAGGGGACGTTCCTCTGCACCCAGGCCGTGGTCCCGATCATGATCGCCCAGCGGTCGGGGGTCGTCCTCAACGCGACCTCGATCGCCGGCCTCGATGGGAACTTCGGCCAGACGAACTACGTCGCGACCAAGGCCGGCCTCGTCGGGATGACGAAGGTGTGGGCCCGCGAGTTGGGCAAGTACGGGATCCGGGTGAACGCGGTCGCGCCGGGGTTCACGGCCACGGAAATCCTGCGCACGATGCCGGAGAAGGTCCTCGAGGGGATGCGGTCCCGGACCCCCCTCGGCCGGTTGGGGGAGCCCGTGGACATCGCCAACGCCTACCTCTTCCTCGCCTCGGACGAGGCGGCGTACGTCTCGGGGGCGGTCCTCCGGGTGGACGGCGGGATGGTCCTCGGGACCTGA